In one Epinephelus moara isolate mb chromosome 6, YSFRI_EMoa_1.0, whole genome shotgun sequence genomic region, the following are encoded:
- the LOC126391361 gene encoding stonustoxin subunit beta-like, which produces MKMLSSFKDDPSLSLETLRVDHGGRQMLETGLRKYACELSLDPNTAHRKLRLSHDYKNVTAGSDIQGNPNHPERFDYWRQLLCASGLTGCCYREVEWRGKVHIAVAYKEIRRKGDSDDCCLGKNDQSWSLKCSGSAYSALHSNQSVSIHIPPLNRVGVYLDWPGGTVSFYNAICGELTHLHTFHARFTEPVYPAFRVKIGLFSSSVSLCQI; this is translated from the exons ATGAAGATGCTTTCCAGTTTCAAGGATGATCCAAGCTTGAGCCTGGAAACTCTCAG GGTGGACCATGGTGGAAGGCAAATGTTGGAAACTGGTCTGAGAAAAT ATGCCTGTGAACTCAGTCTGGATccaaacacagcacacagaAAACTCAGACTCTCTCACGACTACAAGAACGTGACAGCGGGCAGTGACATTCAGGGGAATCCTAATCATCCAGAGAGATTTGACTACTGGAGACAGCTGCTGTGTGCCAGTGGTCTGACTGGTTGCTGTTACCGGGAGGTTGAGTGGAGAGGAAAGGTTCATATCGCAGTGGCGTACAAAGAAATcagaaggaaaggagacagtgaCGACTGCTGTCTTGGAAAAAATGATCAGTCCTGGAGTCTGAAGTGCTCTGGTAGTGCTTACTCTGCCCTGCACAGTAACCAAAGCGTGTCCATCCACATCCCACCTTTAAACAGAGTGGGAGTGTACCTGGACTGGCCTGGTGGTACTGTGTCCTTCTACAATGCGATCTGTGGAGAGCTGACCCATCTCCACACCTTCCATGCCAGATTCACCGAGCCAGTCTATCCTGCCTTCAGGGTTAAGATTGGGCTGTTCAGCTCATCAGTGTCTTTGTGCCAGATATAG